From Kineosporia succinea, the proteins below share one genomic window:
- a CDS encoding LysR family transcriptional regulator: MRIDPRRLRFLLAIAREGGVLAAADALGVTPSAVSQQLARLEAETGCALVTRTTHGILLTDAGQALAEAAEEIERALNLVRAKLLEDEVDPVGTVRVGLFHSFLRVGFAPHLPEWKKRHPRLRLEIREDDQEELLRMLRSGDLDIVILEFDAQQSSPRLAKNMTEIPLLDEPWRLVVPSAAHGVDVVDIARQSLPSLPWLGLDASAAGSEATRRVRRALGVSDDTVHLYQDINTALALVAAGEGMALVPSLALIGTSHPGVTPLEMPGLGTRRIVARRYEGRNVPEAQDVAMGLIREAAAAVSLEEAVS, translated from the coding sequence ATGAGGATCGACCCCCGCCGGCTCCGGTTCCTGCTCGCCATCGCGCGGGAGGGAGGGGTGCTCGCGGCGGCCGACGCGCTGGGGGTCACGCCGTCCGCCGTTTCCCAGCAGCTGGCCCGACTTGAGGCCGAAACCGGTTGCGCCTTGGTGACTCGCACCACTCACGGCATTCTCCTGACCGACGCCGGGCAGGCCCTGGCCGAGGCCGCCGAGGAGATCGAGCGGGCGCTGAACCTGGTGCGCGCCAAGCTCCTGGAGGACGAGGTCGACCCGGTCGGCACCGTCCGGGTCGGGCTCTTCCACTCGTTCCTGCGGGTCGGGTTCGCGCCGCACCTGCCGGAGTGGAAGAAGCGCCACCCCCGGCTGCGCCTCGAGATCCGCGAGGACGACCAGGAGGAACTGCTGCGGATGCTCCGCTCGGGCGACCTGGACATCGTGATCCTGGAGTTCGACGCCCAGCAGAGCTCACCGCGCCTGGCCAAGAACATGACCGAGATCCCTCTGCTCGACGAGCCCTGGCGGCTGGTCGTGCCCTCCGCCGCGCACGGCGTCGACGTCGTCGACATCGCCCGCCAGTCGCTGCCGTCGCTGCCCTGGCTCGGGCTCGACGCCTCGGCCGCCGGCAGCGAGGCCACCCGCCGGGTGCGGCGCGCGCTCGGGGTCTCCGACGACACCGTGCACCTCTACCAGGACATCAACACCGCCCTGGCCCTGGTCGCGGCCGGGGAGGGAATGGCGCTCGTGCCCTCCCTCGCGCTGATCGGCACCTCGCACCCGGGCGTCACCCCGCTGGAGATGCCCGGTCTCGGCACCCGCCGCATCGTGGCGCGCCGCTACGAGGGCCGCAACGTTCCCGAGGCGCAGGACGTGGCGATGGGCCTGATCCGGGAGGCCGCGGCCGCGGTCAGCCTGGAGGAGGCGGTCAGCTAG
- a CDS encoding CBU_0592 family membrane protein, whose protein sequence is MAAMLGWLGTMGTFGAYVLLSRGRWTATSLRYSLFNALGGLAGGIASALYGAWPSAVSNLLWAAIGTHAVVTTLWERRAARLANRPATTASPATGPIPEFV, encoded by the coding sequence ATGGCGGCAATGCTCGGCTGGCTGGGCACCATGGGCACTTTCGGCGCCTACGTCCTCCTGAGCCGGGGGCGCTGGACGGCGACGTCCCTGCGCTACTCACTCTTCAATGCCCTCGGCGGTCTCGCCGGCGGCATCGCCAGCGCCCTCTACGGCGCCTGGCCCAGCGCGGTCTCCAATCTCCTCTGGGCCGCGATCGGCACCCACGCCGTGGTCACCACCCTGTGGGAGCGCCGGGCCGCCCGCCTCGCGAACCGGCCGGCCACCACCGCCTCCCCGGCGACCGGCCCGATCCCCGAGTTCGTCTGA
- a CDS encoding FAD-dependent monooxygenase, whose translation MFSESKFTVIVGAGPTGLTLARQLQRHGVPFRIVEKASALFDGSRGKGLQPRTLEVLDDLGVLPRFLEHGGEYPPMLVHRPDGETMTFRMDEHHEPTPSVPHPNSLMVPQWRTGQILAEGVPVEFGVELESLTQDDRGVHLTLGTGERVTARYVVGADGGRSAVRRALGVGFEGETREGEKVRLADVELEGLDREHWHVWPGADQAVRLGLCPLAGTGQFQLHSQILDRPLEELVPGIAPGVTVKNVSWTSVWRPNIRMASRFRVGNVFLAGDAAHVHTPAGGQGLNTGIQDAYNLGWKLATGDDALLDTYEAERLPVAAAVLGISTKLYQKMADRSHDGMRRDDPVLKQLSLSYRGGPLASEHRPEPGALQAGDRAPDAPLNDGRRVFDLLRGAHATLLTVNWTAAAPDLGVPVHAVDEAAEIYDVRGPTLLLVRPDNYLGCVTSSVEDVTAYLKVLAG comes from the coding sequence ATGTTCAGTGAATCCAAGTTCACCGTAATTGTGGGAGCCGGCCCGACCGGCCTGACCCTGGCCCGTCAGCTGCAGCGCCACGGCGTCCCCTTCCGCATCGTCGAGAAGGCCTCCGCCCTCTTCGACGGCTCGCGGGGCAAGGGACTTCAGCCCCGCACGCTCGAGGTGCTCGACGACCTCGGCGTGCTGCCGCGGTTCCTGGAGCACGGCGGCGAGTACCCGCCGATGCTCGTGCACCGGCCCGACGGCGAGACGATGACGTTCCGGATGGACGAGCACCACGAGCCCACCCCGTCGGTGCCCCACCCCAACAGTCTGATGGTGCCGCAGTGGCGCACCGGGCAGATCCTGGCCGAGGGCGTCCCGGTCGAGTTCGGCGTCGAGCTGGAGTCGCTCACCCAGGACGACCGGGGCGTGCACCTGACGCTCGGCACCGGTGAGCGCGTCACCGCCCGGTACGTGGTGGGGGCCGACGGCGGACGCAGTGCTGTACGTCGCGCTCTGGGTGTGGGTTTCGAGGGGGAGACCCGGGAGGGTGAGAAGGTGCGCCTGGCCGACGTCGAGCTGGAGGGGCTCGACCGCGAGCACTGGCACGTGTGGCCCGGGGCCGATCAGGCCGTGCGGCTCGGTCTGTGCCCGCTGGCCGGCACCGGCCAGTTCCAGCTCCACTCGCAGATCCTCGACCGGCCGCTGGAGGAGCTGGTGCCCGGGATCGCCCCCGGGGTGACGGTGAAGAACGTCAGCTGGACCTCGGTCTGGAGGCCGAACATCCGCATGGCGTCACGGTTCCGGGTCGGGAACGTGTTCCTGGCGGGTGACGCGGCTCACGTGCACACCCCGGCCGGTGGGCAGGGGCTGAACACCGGGATCCAGGACGCCTACAACCTGGGGTGGAAACTGGCCACGGGCGACGACGCGCTGCTCGACACCTACGAGGCCGAGCGCCTTCCGGTCGCGGCCGCGGTGCTGGGCATCAGCACGAAGCTCTACCAGAAGATGGCCGACCGCTCGCACGACGGTATGCGCCGCGACGACCCGGTGCTCAAGCAGCTCTCGCTGAGCTACCGGGGTGGGCCCCTGGCGAGCGAGCACCGGCCCGAACCCGGTGCGCTGCAGGCCGGTGACCGTGCTCCCGACGCGCCGCTGAACGACGGGCGACGCGTTTTCGACCTGCTGCGCGGCGCCCACGCGACCCTGCTCACGGTGAACTGGACCGCCGCTGCGCCCGATCTGGGCGTGCCGGTGCATGCGGTCGACGAGGCCGCGGAGATCTACGACGTGCGGGGCCCGACGCTCTTGCTGGTGCGCCCGGACAACTATCTGGGGTGTGTGACGTCCTCGGTGGAGGACGTCACCGCGTACCTGAAGGTGCTGGCCGGCTGA
- a CDS encoding TetR/AcrR family transcriptional regulator, whose product MAAVGVRRQQAAQTETELKAAAVRVFGRVGYLNTKITDITAEAGRATGSFYKHFTGKEKLLEALLADLLAETDDDLHGRAEPHPSDFRDREAVRFHVEHFWRFFQRHRTVMVALQQAATVDESFARRQDEMLDPDLHHLATHLTGLDLRGDPLVAAAIISRLMWSFASTSLPNTGDDEAIETLTTFIHAGLAGLAS is encoded by the coding sequence GTGGCAGCAGTGGGCGTGCGCAGGCAGCAGGCGGCGCAGACCGAGACCGAGCTGAAGGCCGCCGCCGTGCGGGTCTTCGGGCGGGTGGGCTATCTCAACACCAAGATCACCGACATCACCGCCGAGGCCGGGCGCGCGACCGGGTCGTTCTACAAGCACTTCACCGGCAAGGAGAAACTGCTCGAGGCACTGCTGGCCGACCTGCTGGCCGAGACCGACGACGATCTGCACGGGCGCGCCGAGCCCCACCCGAGCGACTTCCGCGACCGCGAGGCCGTGCGTTTCCACGTCGAGCACTTCTGGCGGTTCTTCCAGCGACACCGCACCGTGATGGTCGCCCTGCAGCAGGCCGCCACGGTCGACGAGTCGTTCGCCCGTCGGCAGGACGAGATGCTCGACCCCGATCTGCACCACCTGGCCACCCATCTCACCGGTCTCGACCTGCGGGGCGACCCGCTCGTGGCGGCTGCGATCATCAGCCGTCTGATGTGGTCGTTCGCCTCGACGTCGCTCCCGAACACCGGTGACGACGAGGCGATCGAGACCCTGACCACCTTCATCCACGCGGGGCTGGCGGGCCTGGCCTCCTGA
- a CDS encoding aminoglycoside phosphotransferase family protein → MHLDAITTALRVASSIGLAATDALVLSNSNRLTLHLLPCDTLAQVAPVPSVAAFEIEIARRLGELDAPVARLDPRAEPRPHPLDGREVTFWTHYTPASPISPEAYADALHRLHRSMREIPVEAPSFRDRVSSARRLLDDPGRTPELPAAHRELLMDVIGHTLSVIGARGGAEQLLHGEPHEGNLLATAHGPLFIDFETCCTGPVEFDIAHAPPAVETHYPGADPAMLRACRMLALALVITWRWDRDDQLPDGRRRGSLWLAELMSLRGGDLTA, encoded by the coding sequence GTGCACCTGGACGCGATCACCACCGCCCTGCGCGTCGCCTCGTCGATCGGCCTGGCCGCCACCGACGCGCTCGTCCTGTCCAACTCCAACCGCCTGACCCTGCACCTGCTCCCGTGCGACACCCTGGCCCAGGTCGCGCCGGTGCCGTCCGTGGCCGCCTTCGAGATCGAGATCGCCCGGCGCCTGGGCGAACTGGACGCCCCGGTGGCCCGGCTCGATCCGCGCGCCGAGCCGCGTCCGCACCCTCTCGACGGACGCGAGGTGACCTTCTGGACCCACTACACCCCCGCGTCCCCCATCTCCCCGGAGGCCTACGCGGATGCCCTGCACCGGCTGCACCGGTCGATGCGCGAGATCCCGGTCGAGGCCCCCTCGTTCCGTGACCGCGTGAGCTCGGCCCGCCGGCTGCTCGACGACCCCGGTCGCACCCCGGAACTGCCTGCGGCACACCGTGAACTCCTGATGGACGTGATCGGCCACACGCTCTCGGTGATCGGCGCGAGAGGAGGCGCCGAGCAGCTGCTGCACGGCGAGCCTCACGAGGGCAATCTGCTGGCCACGGCGCACGGCCCGCTGTTCATCGATTTCGAGACGTGCTGCACCGGTCCCGTCGAGTTCGACATCGCGCACGCACCGCCCGCCGTCGAGACGCATTACCCCGGGGCCGACCCCGCGATGCTGCGCGCCTGCCGGATGCTCGCGCTCGCCCTGGTGATCACCTGGCGCTGGGATCGTGACGACCAGCTGCCGGACGGCCGCCGACGTGGTTCCCTCTGGCTCGCCGAGCTGATGTCGCTCCGGGGCGGAGATCTCACGGCTTGA